In the genome of Deinococcus humi, the window CCGTTGGCGCGGGCGCATCGGCCATGCGCCGATCTCGCGGAATGCTAGCCCCCTGGCGCGCAACTCCTTCAAAGCTAGCGCTGGAATGGACGGCGCCGCGAGGATGCCCTGCACCATTTGAACGCCGGACTTTTGCATGGTCGCGACGTGGCATCCGAGCTGAATGACCGGATCCCGGGTGGCACGCCCTCGCTTGAGCTCTACCTGCGCGGCACAGGCGTACAGGTCAATGCTGCCGGAATGAGGGAGCGAATTCGATGTCATGATCGAGTGAATGGTCAGGTGCCGCAATAGGTACGGTAACAGGCCGTCACCTCCTCGCCGGCTGGTTCGGTGTATTCGGTCTGGTCCGCCGTTTCGTCGTAAGGCCGCTCAAGCGCAGTCATTAGACGCCTGAAAGGAGCGAAATCTTCTTTTTCGGAAGCCGCTGACAATGCTTCCTCAACGCGGTGGTTGCGTGTGATGACCGCCGGGCTAACGCTGCGCATGCGCTCGGCCCGTTCGCTCCTTCCAAGGGCATGACCGCCGTTGCTCTCGCTGCGCGATCGCCAGCGGGCGAGCCAGGCATCAAGCGCCTGCGGTTGTAGGAAGAGGGAACGAAGCGGCGATGCGTCGCCACCCGCCGCGTCGGCAAGGCGGCGCCACCCAAGGGTGAAATCCACCCTGTGTTCGTGCAACAGCGTCAACCAGTCCGCTGCGAGCACGCGGTCACGCTCGTCGTCACCTTGCAGGCCCAACTTCGCCCTCTGACCTTCCAGAAGCGCGGCGGCGTACCACTCGGGGAATGCATCGATCACCTCGGTTGCCTGGCCAACCGCTTTCGCTACAGCGCCCTTACTTTCATCTTCGGCAATGAGCGGCAGAAGGGTCTCGGCCAGACGTGCAATGTTCCATCGCGCAATCAGTGGCTGATTGCTGTAAGCGTAGCGCCCACTTTGGTCAATAGAGCTGAAAACTGCGTGCGGGTTGTAGGCCTCCATGAAGGCACACGGCCCGTAGTCGATCGTCTCACCGGAGATCGTCATGTTGTCAGTGTTCATCACGCCATGTATGAATCCGACATT includes:
- a CDS encoding endonuclease NucS domain-containing protein, with protein sequence MTSNSLPHSGSIDLYACAAQVELKRGRATRDPVIQLGCHVATMQKSGVQMVQGILAAPSIPALALKELRARGLAFREIGAWPMRPRQRPSLPPLFD
- a CDS encoding protein adenylyltransferase SelO, giving the protein MTASTFRFDNTYARELPDFYAPWKPTSVPVPSLLFFNQALALELGLDPEVLDGPEGAAIFAGNQVPEGVEPLAQAYAGHQFGGFSPQLGDGRALLLGEVVDQLGHRRDLMLKGSGRTPFSRGGDGKAAVGPMLREVLIGEAMHALGIPTTRALAVAGTGEPVYRDRPLPGAVLTRVAASHLRIGTFEYFAARGDTERVRQLADYAIARHDPDLVETTDRYLALLRRVAQRQAALIAQWMNVGFIHGVMNTDNMTISGETIDYGPCAFMEAYNPHAVFSSIDQSGRYAYSNQPLIARWNIARLAETLLPLIAEDESKGAVAKAVGQATEVIDAFPEWYAAALLEGQRAKLGLQGDDERDRVLAADWLTLLHEHRVDFTLGWRRLADAAGGDASPLRSLFLQPQALDAWLARWRSRSESNGGHALGRSERAERMRSVSPAVITRNHRVEEALSAASEKEDFAPFRRLMTALERPYDETADQTEYTEPAGEEVTACYRTYCGT